Proteins encoded by one window of Saprospiraceae bacterium:
- a CDS encoding Rpn family recombination-promoting nuclease/putative transposase, whose amino-acid sequence MGSNTAHSCTYIPIVVYQGEQEWKSRPFHSYFKALNPMLHAYVPDFEYLLTDINQIEDGEILALKALLLSNILLLMKHIRQFPQQYYARIFIGIENQIHDRAKRNLFEGMIVYFLQNTELSGTDLYQLAMTLSGETKKMTMSSYDMLIQEGVIQGIEKGIKQGMEQGIEKGIEQTKKEVIKKGLNAGLSISLLGELTGLSEEEVLEVIRSIEEGGEFKNA is encoded by the coding sequence ATGGGGTCAAATACAGCCCACAGTTGTACGTACATCCCTATTGTGGTGTATCAGGGCGAACAGGAATGGAAGTCGCGTCCGTTTCATAGCTACTTTAAAGCCCTTAATCCGATGCTGCATGCCTATGTTCCTGATTTTGAGTATCTTCTGACAGACATCAATCAAATAGAGGATGGGGAGATTTTGGCTCTAAAAGCCCTGTTGCTGAGTAATATTCTGTTGTTAATGAAGCATATCCGGCAGTTCCCACAACAATATTATGCCAGGATTTTTATCGGCATTGAGAACCAAATTCACGACCGGGCAAAAAGAAACTTATTCGAGGGGATGATTGTTTATTTCTTACAAAATACCGAACTTAGTGGAACAGACTTATATCAGTTAGCTATGACACTATCCGGAGAAACTAAAAAAATGACCATGAGTTCTTATGATATGTTAATTCAGGAAGGCGTTATTCAAGGCATTGAAAAAGGCATTAAGCAGGGTATGGAACAGGGCATTGAAAAAGGTATTGAGCAGACAAAAAAAGAAGTCATAAAAAAAGGTTTAAATGCTGGTCTTTCGATAAGCTTGTTAGGCGAATTGACGGGTCTTTCGGAAGAAGAGGTACTTGAGGTGATCCGGTCAATTGAGGAAGGAGGGGAGTTTAAAAATGCTTAG
- a CDS encoding transposase, protein MIIQYVELTDFQWEVIEDLFPEQEKCILSLRKVLDDILWLARTGTQWRNLDSKFPKWTAVYHHFRKWKNDGRFEKMNQRLNEIERYSEDKEESPSALCVDSQSVKISSFISLDTGYDGGKKIKGRKRHIATDTMGLIIGAVTMPFPASLTIYAGK, encoded by the coding sequence ATGATAATTCAATATGTAGAATTAACTGACTTCCAGTGGGAAGTTATAGAGGATTTATTTCCTGAGCAAGAAAAATGCATACTGAGTTTAAGAAAAGTACTGGATGATATTTTGTGGCTAGCACGAACAGGTACCCAGTGGCGAAATTTAGACAGTAAATTTCCAAAATGGACAGCGGTGTATCACCATTTTAGGAAATGGAAAAATGACGGTCGTTTCGAAAAGATGAATCAACGGCTAAATGAAATTGAACGTTATAGTGAGGATAAGGAAGAATCACCATCCGCCTTATGTGTTGATAGTCAAAGCGTTAAGATTAGTTCTTTTATAAGTTTAGATACTGGATACGACGGAGGAAAGAAAATTAAGGGCCGCAAACGACATATAGCTACCGATACGATGGGATTGATTATAGGAGCTGTTACAATGCCTTTTCCTGCTTCTCTGACAATTTATGCGGGCAAGTGA